The following are from one region of the Methanothermobacter sp. genome:
- a CDS encoding M48 family metallopeptidase, whose protein sequence is MNVRIRGTEISYEIIYRDVKNPRIELRFESIRLILPRNFRGKPEDLILSRKDWIERKLDEHEEMVRVASGFELQGRGGDEFRSLVLGFLDHYSGELGVTHGRVRFRRMRSRWGSCSSLGNLSFNTLLSYLPDELVEYVVLHELAHMLEMNHSRRFWGILEYYIPDWGERREMLRYYWVRLHLEGFTD, encoded by the coding sequence ATGAATGTAAGAATCAGGGGTACAGAAATTAGCTATGAGATAATTTATAGGGATGTTAAGAACCCGAGAATAGAACTCAGATTTGAAAGCATCAGACTCATACTCCCCAGGAATTTTAGGGGAAAGCCAGAGGATCTCATCCTATCCAGAAAGGACTGGATTGAGAGAAAACTGGATGAACATGAGGAGATGGTGAGGGTTGCATCCGGCTTTGAACTCCAGGGGAGGGGTGGGGATGAGTTCAGGTCCCTTGTCCTGGGATTCCTTGACCATTATTCAGGGGAGCTTGGGGTGACGCATGGGAGGGTCAGGTTCAGGAGGATGAGGTCAAGGTGGGGTAGCTGCAGCTCCCTAGGTAACCTGAGCTTCAACACACTCCTCTCATACCTCCCTGATGAACTCGTGGAGTACGTGGTCCTCCATGAACTCGCGCATATGCTGGAGATGAACCACAGCAGGAGGTTCTGGGGGATCCTCGAATATTACATTCCAGACTGGGGGGAGCGAAGGGAGATGCTGCGGTATTACTGGGTGCGGCTGCACCTTGAGGGGTTCACCGACTAG
- a CDS encoding MTH938/NDUFAF3 family protein — protein MFSDCRFGLVKYRGREYTSDIVVHVDGTVTPRKKEISRRKHGTSHLMAEEELEELKTENPDCIIIGSGIYGALETEFRSAVVLPTCEAIERYNDEKRRGRRVAAIIHVTC, from the coding sequence ATGTTCTCAGACTGCCGCTTCGGACTTGTGAAGTACAGGGGGCGTGAATACACATCAGATATTGTGGTCCACGTCGATGGAACCGTAACCCCAAGGAAGAAGGAGATATCAAGGAGGAAGCATGGAACCTCACACCTCATGGCAGAGGAGGAACTAGAGGAACTTAAAACTGAAAACCCTGACTGTATAATCATAGGTTCAGGCATTTACGGTGCCCTTGAAACCGAATTCAGATCCGCTGTGGTGCTTCCAACATGTGAGGCCATAGAAAGGTACAATGATGAGAAGAGAAGGGGCAGAAGGGTTGCAGCCATAATCCACGTGACCTGCTAG
- a CDS encoding TIGR04076 family protein has translation MLEIRVHEIRGNCPVYREGDRIIINDPEIDLERTDALCTHALSTILHYTTILERKWCPVELGLTVEGDKEHAYMQCVDPGEPYTDGGTVIFRVQRIE, from the coding sequence ATGCTTGAGATACGCGTACATGAGATAAGGGGGAACTGCCCGGTATACAGGGAGGGTGACCGTATCATAATAAATGACCCTGAAATAGACCTTGAAAGAACCGATGCCCTGTGCACACATGCCCTATCAACGATACTGCACTACACAACCATCCTGGAGAGGAAATGGTGCCCCGTGGAGCTGGGACTCACAGTGGAGGGTGACAAGGAGCACGCCTACATGCAGTGCGTTGACCCTGGTGAACCCTACACAGATGGGGGCACCGTCATATTCAGGGTGCAAAGGATTGAATGA
- a CDS encoding iron dependent repressor, metal binding and dimerization domain protein, producing MLLECFFHEVLGMDIDSSYEEASRMKHELFTETEDALRRYLRNPSRCPHGIPIP from the coding sequence ATGCTCCTGGAGTGCTTCTTCCATGAGGTCCTGGGTATGGACATAGACTCATCCTATGAGGAGGCCTCCCGGATGAAGCATGAACTCTTCACAGAGACAGAGGATGCACTCAGGAGGTACCTCAGGAACCCCTCAAGGTGCCCCCACGGGATACCCATACCCTGA
- a CDS encoding carboxymuconolactone decarboxylase family protein produces MRSGADKFLGESPEISEKFMKFRNAVMSEGKLTEREKMLIAVACAVAVRCDACTEKHATEALKMGIGEDELKEAAAVAALIRAGSAMNTASRIFLD; encoded by the coding sequence ATGAGGTCAGGAGCAGATAAATTCCTTGGAGAATCACCGGAGATATCCGAAAAATTCATGAAATTCAGAAACGCCGTAATGTCTGAGGGTAAACTCACAGAGCGTGAAAAGATGCTGATAGCGGTCGCATGTGCCGTTGCAGTAAGGTGCGATGCCTGCACAGAGAAACACGCCACAGAGGCCCTGAAAATGGGAATAGGGGAGGATGAACTCAAAGAGGCAGCTGCGGTGGCAGCCCTGATCAGGGCGGGCTCTGCAATGAACACGGCCTCCAGGATATTTCTGGACTGA
- a CDS encoding nitroreductase family protein yields the protein MKKLYPFIFRRKSTRRYSSPVSDDALHEIRDYLGGLEPLLPSIPFEFRIIGEDDVSTRMQKPAPHYIAAFSEGHMGRLNVGFMLQQMDLKLSSMGIGSCWQGIPRVKGHVKSDLEFIILLAFGVAAEPVHREPSEFKRKPLGEITDIRGMDDVLEAVRLAPSAVNNQPWYLRGGDGMVHAYCRVQNPVKRRLLGRWNPIDMGIALAHLKISLEHHGYGAEFRILDKTPEIKNYTYTGTYIYGD from the coding sequence ATGAAGAAACTCTACCCTTTCATTTTCAGGAGAAAATCCACGAGAAGGTATTCGTCGCCTGTATCAGACGATGCACTCCATGAGATCAGGGATTACCTTGGTGGACTTGAACCACTTCTTCCCTCCATTCCGTTTGAATTCAGGATAATAGGGGAGGATGATGTCAGTACCAGGATGCAGAAACCCGCCCCCCACTACATTGCGGCCTTCTCAGAGGGACACATGGGGCGGCTCAACGTGGGCTTCATGTTGCAGCAGATGGATCTGAAGCTCTCCTCCATGGGGATTGGAAGCTGCTGGCAGGGGATCCCCAGGGTTAAGGGACATGTGAAATCTGACCTTGAATTCATCATCCTGCTTGCCTTTGGGGTCGCAGCAGAACCGGTGCACAGGGAGCCATCAGAGTTCAAGAGGAAACCCCTCGGTGAAATAACAGACATTAGGGGAATGGATGATGTGCTTGAGGCTGTGCGCCTTGCACCATCCGCAGTTAACAACCAGCCATGGTACCTGAGGGGTGGTGATGGGATGGTCCATGCATACTGCCGGGTCCAGAACCCTGTTAAAAGGCGCCTTCTTGGGAGGTGGAACCCCATCGATATGGGGATAGCACTGGCCCACCTCAAGATTTCACTTGAGCACCACGGCTATGGAGCTGAATTCAGAATCCTTGATAAAACGCCTGAAATTAAAAATTACACCTATACAGGAACATACATCTATGGAGATTAA
- a CDS encoding DUF6544 family protein yields MYLAGRFFGVPLEGLDLYSRGKGRMIIRALKFLEVADEHGPEMGRSALVTVLSEALLLPSLALSECIEWYALDDTTVEATIRDHGVEASGVFSFDDHGRFVRFQTEDRHCAEFNMETHPWSVDVLSYREHDGFIYLQECTATWHLPDGDLRYFQGNIDEVHLNIKTLGKDL; encoded by the coding sequence GTGTACCTGGCCGGCCGTTTTTTCGGGGTCCCCCTGGAGGGCCTTGACCTCTACTCCAGAGGTAAGGGAAGGATGATCATCAGGGCCCTTAAATTCCTGGAGGTTGCAGATGAGCACGGACCTGAAATGGGCCGTTCAGCCCTTGTAACCGTACTCTCAGAGGCCCTCCTTCTTCCATCCCTTGCCCTATCAGAGTGCATTGAATGGTACGCCCTGGATGATACCACAGTTGAGGCCACCATAAGGGATCATGGCGTTGAGGCCAGTGGTGTCTTCAGCTTCGATGACCATGGAAGGTTTGTGAGGTTCCAAACAGAGGACCGGCACTGTGCAGAGTTCAACATGGAGACGCACCCCTGGAGTGTTGATGTTCTCTCCTACAGGGAACACGATGGGTTCATCTATCTCCAGGAGTGCACCGCAACATGGCACCTTCCTGATGGTGACCTCAGGTACTTCCAGGGAAACATTGATGAGGTACACCTCAACATAAAAACGTTAGGAAAGGACTTGTAG
- a CDS encoding MarR family transcriptional regulator, which yields MNEHAGSRDAMERYILVALFLIEQRWNYIVGREFLQENITPKQWLFLVILGNVFERPPSMQEMAEAMSTTHQNVKQLAVRLEEKGFIRIKPDRDRRILRLETTPRFHEFWSGRDEKDRAAVGSLFESLDDDEVEDLFRIFAKLEGASKRRYMEYRKRR from the coding sequence GTGAATGAACACGCCGGTTCCCGGGATGCCATGGAGAGGTACATACTGGTGGCCCTCTTTCTCATTGAGCAGCGCTGGAACTATATAGTGGGACGGGAGTTTCTCCAAGAGAACATAACACCCAAACAGTGGCTTTTTCTTGTGATCCTCGGAAATGTCTTTGAAAGGCCCCCCTCAATGCAGGAGATGGCTGAGGCCATGAGTACCACTCACCAGAACGTCAAGCAACTCGCAGTACGCCTTGAGGAGAAGGGTTTCATAAGGATAAAGCCGGACAGGGACAGGAGAATACTGCGCCTTGAGACAACCCCCAGATTCCATGAATTCTGGAGTGGAAGGGATGAAAAGGACAGGGCAGCTGTGGGGTCGCTCTTTGAATCACTGGACGATGATGAGGTGGAGGACCTCTTCAGGATATTCGCAAAGCTTGAAGGGGCCTCAAAACGAAGGTACATGGAATACCGTAAAAGAAGATGA
- a CDS encoding cobaltochelatase subunit CobN, translating into MTLQGSAVAAEIDGGEIKNPENLTDSEGRFTFTGVSDNSHVVWVDPLTVPAKYQINETLRLTLHQSSNASVRAGDVVLEASFLNSTITGRLYADLNRNSIFDDRDEALAGVRVVDPPEIKFLIISWPTEAGQLLQPVKNIMQKHPEITVKVRNTDQAKLNLTETAQLIEWADLIYISNVQTVNGPNGPVPDLLMSMKNQGKLNGKIIAAYPTPYYCFPVARLTNINNTRFVDANGTELTDSQLQAMFESVSRAVPPKTPIMVLRELQAAYPAMASYLKFQEYKTSDTASPENREEGLMYLIALAFPDRGYTFREPVIVPKYALYRNGRLYYNFTDYEQFLVPGRPTVGITSWMALTWERGDLLMLDRLIGEMESRGINVIATIAQGNPVDGTPVINAMRSYFLDSQNRTRIQGLITLQSFKLGGATAAIAEKMVLDNNILVFRPLNVADTEETWYISDAGMDFTSITSQIVLPEFQGQILTMVTSSTRKSLDPLTGLEVEFYQPIDERVETFADRIAAWIKLRYTQNADKRVALIYYNYPPGKQNLAGASYLDGPSSILEILGLLRENGYTVRNVPAGVDELLTEMMNRGLNIANWAPGELERLANATILWDVERYMEWYSKLPELARKEIEEGPFGYIEALFKYSVNNPRLLDTLERWQKSLISTIDDMQISRASEAREHVLRAYSALKDILNGINRWNEFYSVKSAFLALRVPGLCGWGAPPGNIMTVEKNGRKYMVIPGMFYGNVFVAPQPQRGWEGDADKLYHSQIVPPHHQYLAFYAYLQTEFCADAMIHLGRHGTYEWLPRKESALSGADYPDICLGKVPSIYIYIMDGVGEVIHAKRRGLAVSISHLTPPMEATGVYGDIAALKTLIDQYHAAPGNRSEEIKLIRERAARLHLETVMDLNMDPDELVDRIDDYIRELEGTMMPLGLYVFGREWNESQVITMVRSMATVPRITAGNSTFISVIQALSGVNRGVDMIIKDFYDGKSLQTVISELQLALGRNLTATEITALNLTLNDVLNIRGSGARERQMLLRALSGGYIPPTAGGDPIRNPSAVPTGGNLYGEDPSLLPTQAAWIRGSKLADEALRSYNATPEQLGVVIWATETQNDKGATVAFILRLMGLEPIYGYGGSVMGVRATPLAQLNRSRVDVLMTTSGIFRETFPLLGVLLDRASRVALAASFNTLMAVINQETNDNRTKLLAALNASVSSIQKAGLFIPGSDPLDKNSIARHWLSDVKALIKLGMKPEDAGIAAISRLFGPSLGNYGTRLPEAVQQDWTWDERLDLGKLYIDSMKYALSEDGWGVDLEEVLTMRLRDVEGVYHSRSTNLYGVVDVDHNFEFLGGFRLAVEASGGKIPGMYIINQVNPSASRIETLGQFLYRELQSRYYNPRWIQAMMQSGYAGAREISNNFVANLWGWNVMSPETVSEWMWRETVDVYLKDRYGIGVREWLSRGKNSYALISMTGTMLTAIHRGYWNADDATRRLIATTWAEAIAENGVACCDCSCGNIAMMEWAMQYLNPDLLARVKEKLYAATKSSA; encoded by the coding sequence GTGACTCTACAGGGATCAGCTGTAGCGGCAGAAATTGATGGAGGTGAAATTAAAAATCCAGAGAACCTCACAGACAGTGAGGGGCGATTCACATTCACCGGTGTCAGTGATAATAGCCATGTTGTATGGGTGGACCCACTGACAGTACCTGCTAAGTATCAGATCAACGAAACACTGAGACTGACACTGCACCAATCATCAAATGCATCAGTGAGGGCAGGGGATGTAGTACTTGAGGCATCCTTTCTTAACTCAACCATAACAGGAAGGCTCTACGCAGACCTAAACAGGAACAGCATCTTTGATGACAGAGATGAGGCGCTCGCCGGTGTGAGGGTGGTTGACCCTCCGGAGATAAAATTCCTGATAATCTCATGGCCAACAGAGGCTGGACAGCTCCTTCAGCCGGTTAAGAACATAATGCAGAAGCACCCTGAGATCACAGTGAAGGTCAGAAACACCGACCAGGCAAAACTGAACCTTACAGAGACCGCACAGTTAATTGAATGGGCCGACCTAATATACATCAGCAACGTCCAGACTGTCAACGGCCCAAACGGACCCGTCCCTGACCTCCTCATGTCAATGAAGAACCAGGGAAAACTCAACGGTAAAATAATAGCAGCCTACCCCACCCCATACTACTGCTTCCCTGTTGCAAGGCTTACAAACATAAACAACACACGATTCGTGGATGCAAATGGTACTGAACTAACTGACAGCCAGCTGCAGGCCATGTTCGAGTCAGTATCAAGGGCTGTACCCCCCAAGACACCAATCATGGTTCTAAGGGAACTCCAGGCAGCCTACCCTGCCATGGCATCCTATCTGAAGTTCCAGGAATACAAGACATCAGACACAGCATCCCCAGAAAACAGGGAGGAGGGCCTCATGTACCTCATAGCCCTGGCATTCCCTGATAGGGGATACACATTCCGCGAACCAGTTATAGTGCCAAAGTATGCCCTCTACCGCAACGGAAGACTCTACTACAACTTCACAGACTACGAGCAGTTCCTGGTTCCAGGAAGACCAACGGTGGGTATAACATCATGGATGGCCCTCACATGGGAACGCGGGGACCTCCTGATGCTCGACAGACTCATAGGTGAAATGGAATCAAGGGGTATAAATGTTATAGCCACAATAGCCCAGGGAAACCCTGTTGATGGAACACCGGTCATAAATGCCATGAGAAGCTACTTCCTGGACTCACAGAACAGGACAAGAATTCAGGGCCTCATAACACTCCAGTCATTCAAACTGGGGGGCGCAACCGCAGCGATTGCCGAGAAAATGGTCCTTGATAACAACATCCTTGTCTTCAGACCCCTCAATGTGGCTGACACAGAGGAAACCTGGTACATTTCTGACGCAGGAATGGACTTCACCAGCATAACAAGTCAGATAGTCCTGCCTGAATTCCAGGGCCAGATACTCACAATGGTAACAAGTTCAACCAGAAAATCACTGGATCCATTAACAGGACTTGAGGTTGAATTCTATCAGCCCATAGATGAGAGGGTCGAAACCTTTGCAGACAGGATTGCAGCCTGGATTAAACTCAGGTACACACAGAACGCGGATAAAAGGGTTGCGCTCATCTACTACAACTACCCGCCAGGGAAACAGAACCTTGCAGGTGCAAGTTACCTCGACGGACCATCCTCAATACTTGAGATACTTGGACTCCTGAGAGAAAACGGTTACACTGTTAGGAATGTGCCTGCGGGAGTGGATGAACTCCTAACAGAGATGATGAACCGCGGCCTCAACATTGCAAACTGGGCTCCAGGGGAACTCGAGAGACTTGCCAATGCAACCATCCTCTGGGACGTGGAGAGGTACATGGAATGGTACAGCAAGCTCCCTGAACTTGCAAGAAAGGAGATAGAAGAGGGACCATTCGGGTACATCGAAGCCCTCTTTAAATACAGCGTTAACAACCCCAGACTACTGGATACACTGGAGAGGTGGCAGAAGTCACTGATCTCAACCATAGATGACATGCAGATCAGCAGGGCATCAGAGGCCAGGGAACATGTTTTAAGGGCTTACAGCGCCCTTAAGGACATCCTAAACGGCATTAACAGGTGGAACGAGTTCTACAGTGTAAAGTCAGCGTTCCTGGCACTCAGGGTCCCTGGGCTGTGTGGATGGGGCGCTCCTCCCGGAAACATCATGACCGTTGAGAAAAACGGCAGGAAATACATGGTGATACCCGGGATGTTCTATGGAAACGTCTTCGTGGCTCCACAGCCACAGCGCGGCTGGGAGGGTGACGCTGATAAACTCTACCACAGCCAGATAGTCCCGCCACACCACCAGTACCTGGCATTCTATGCATACCTTCAGACAGAATTCTGTGCCGATGCGATGATACACCTCGGAAGACACGGAACCTATGAATGGCTCCCCAGAAAGGAATCAGCCCTCTCAGGGGCAGACTACCCTGACATATGCCTTGGAAAAGTGCCAAGCATATACATCTACATCATGGACGGTGTCGGCGAGGTCATACATGCCAAGAGGAGGGGGCTGGCTGTGAGCATAAGTCATCTGACCCCACCAATGGAGGCAACTGGAGTCTACGGTGACATCGCGGCACTCAAAACCCTGATAGACCAGTACCATGCAGCACCAGGCAACAGATCAGAGGAGATAAAACTGATAAGGGAGAGGGCAGCTAGGCTCCACCTTGAGACAGTAATGGACCTTAACATGGACCCCGATGAACTGGTTGACAGGATAGACGACTACATAAGGGAACTTGAGGGTACAATGATGCCGCTGGGCCTCTACGTCTTTGGCAGGGAGTGGAATGAGAGCCAGGTTATCACAATGGTGAGATCCATGGCAACAGTACCTAGGATAACCGCAGGTAACAGCACATTCATATCAGTGATACAGGCACTTTCAGGGGTGAACCGGGGAGTAGATATGATCATAAAGGATTTCTACGACGGAAAATCACTTCAGACTGTCATATCGGAACTCCAGCTGGCACTTGGAAGAAACCTAACAGCCACAGAGATAACGGCCCTCAACCTGACACTCAACGATGTCCTGAACATCAGGGGTTCAGGTGCAAGGGAGAGGCAGATGCTCCTAAGGGCCCTTAGCGGAGGATACATACCACCCACAGCAGGCGGAGACCCAATCAGAAATCCATCAGCAGTCCCAACAGGGGGGAACCTGTATGGTGAGGACCCATCACTCCTTCCAACACAGGCTGCATGGATCAGGGGATCAAAACTTGCAGATGAAGCCCTGAGATCATACAATGCAACCCCTGAACAGCTGGGTGTTGTCATATGGGCCACAGAAACCCAGAACGACAAGGGCGCAACAGTGGCATTCATCCTGAGGCTCATGGGACTCGAACCCATCTATGGATATGGGGGTTCTGTCATGGGTGTGAGGGCAACACCACTGGCACAGCTCAACAGGTCAAGGGTGGATGTCCTGATGACCACGTCCGGAATATTCAGGGAGACCTTCCCGCTTCTGGGCGTGCTCCTGGACCGCGCATCAAGGGTGGCACTTGCAGCATCCTTCAACACACTGATGGCAGTTATAAATCAGGAAACAAACGATAACAGGACAAAACTCCTCGCCGCACTCAACGCCTCGGTTTCAAGTATCCAGAAAGCAGGTCTCTTCATTCCTGGCAGCGACCCACTCGATAAGAACTCCATTGCAAGGCACTGGCTCTCAGACGTCAAGGCACTCATTAAACTTGGAATGAAACCTGAGGACGCTGGAATCGCCGCAATATCCAGGCTATTTGGACCATCCCTCGGTAACTATGGCACCAGACTCCCAGAGGCTGTTCAGCAGGACTGGACGTGGGATGAAAGGCTGGACCTTGGAAAACTCTACATCGACAGCATGAAGTATGCGCTGAGCGAGGATGGCTGGGGAGTGGACCTTGAAGAGGTCCTAACAATGAGACTACGGGACGTTGAGGGCGTCTACCACTCAAGGTCAACAAATCTCTATGGCGTTGTTGACGTGGACCACAACTTCGAGTTCCTCGGCGGCTTCAGGCTTGCAGTGGAGGCTTCAGGCGGTAAGATTCCAGGGATGTACATAATAAACCAGGTGAACCCATCAGCTTCCAGAATAGAGACACTTGGACAGTTCCTCTACAGGGAGCTCCAGTCCCGCTACTACAACCCCCGGTGGATACAGGCGATGATGCAGAGCGGATATGCAGGTGCAAGGGAGATCTCAAACAACTTCGTGGCCAACCTCTGGGGATGGAATGTTATGAGTCCCGAGACTGTCTCAGAGTGGATGTGGAGGGAGACCGTGGATGTCTACCTCAAGGACAGATATGGCATCGGTGTCAGGGAATGGCTTTCAAGGGGTAAGAACAGCTATGCACTCATAAGCATGACAGGTACCATGCTCACTGCAATACACCGCGGGTACTGGAATGCTGATGATGCCACAAGGCGCCTCATAGCCACAACCTGGGCAGAGGCCATTGCAGAGAATGGTGTTGCCTGCTGTGACTGCAGCTGCGGTAACATTGCGATGATGGAGTGGGCCATGCAGTACCTCAACCCTGATCTCCTTGCAAGGGTTAAGGAGAAACTGTATGCGGCCACAAAGAGCTCAGCAT
- a CDS encoding DUF1802 family protein, which translates to MEMTKCLNEWNAVVEALGEGIQTLLIRKYRTSAPRFLLYPTKSYALNDDFLGAFKAEYHDFVSERKLPEMQGDMAAVRYLAEVVDVIERPSNRLGRFSDYHIWSPEHVRSYLDRRGYVWILRVFRLREPVFTGRTRGMVYANTLKPVDIDGAEPVIGDDEFSSILEELRG; encoded by the coding sequence ATGGAGATGACAAAGTGTCTCAATGAGTGGAATGCGGTGGTGGAGGCCCTTGGTGAGGGTATTCAGACCCTTCTTATCAGGAAGTACAGGACGTCGGCTCCGAGGTTCCTCCTCTACCCCACAAAAAGTTATGCCCTGAACGATGACTTTCTGGGGGCCTTCAAGGCCGAGTACCATGACTTTGTAAGTGAACGGAAGCTCCCTGAGATGCAGGGTGATATGGCGGCTGTCAGGTACCTTGCAGAGGTTGTCGATGTTATTGAGAGACCCTCAAATCGCCTTGGAAGGTTCAGTGATTATCATATCTGGAGCCCGGAGCACGTCCGATCCTACCTCGACCGGAGAGGTTATGTTTGGATTCTCCGGGTCTTCAGGCTAAGGGAGCCTGTCTTCACAGGGAGGACGAGGGGAATGGTCTATGCCAATACCCTGAAACCCGTTGATATAGACGGGGCTGAACCTGTTATTGGTGATGATGAGTTCAGTTCAATCCTTGAGGAACTCAGGGGTTGA
- a CDS encoding MBL fold metallo-hydrolase RNA specificity domain-containing protein, with product MVDFKFYGGVDEIGGNRIEVSCNGDGIFLDFGMRFNIEKLYFDEFLQPRSFNGLGDLMELGALPRIRGVYREDQMRYLGMKFEEEPAVSGVLLSHPHLDHAGCLKYIRHDIPFYMTEESFLVLKAIEETSNGNHDLIQYNPRFHFVEKKRKLGNTSHKRDDDTRLNRPINLLKPYKTQYTSEFSITPAPVDHSVPGSCAYLIESEEAIVYTGDIRFKGRRDHESRKFVKKARKFSPNILITEGTRIDQDNSTFEEDIERRTAAIASHHRGLVIVNYPIRDLDRFLTFYLAARNSDRTLAVSLKQAYIIKLFEDMDYPSLRDLAVYLPRKVWGLIGEDAYVCFDGEWIPAADLPEEYIVQDYRGWERQFLELDNIITYRDLQEEPGEYLFQCDYFDFKEFIDIKPEGAAYIKSKTEPFNEEMEIDAERESNWLRHFGIAQYRRFHSSGHAGRSDLVEMILDVEPEAIYPIHTRNREEFMMFKEEGIRVLDPVMKK from the coding sequence ATGGTGGATTTCAAATTTTATGGTGGAGTTGATGAGATCGGTGGTAACAGGATAGAGGTATCCTGCAACGGTGATGGGATATTCCTTGACTTCGGGATGAGGTTCAACATTGAGAAACTCTACTTTGATGAGTTCCTGCAGCCAAGGAGCTTCAATGGTCTCGGTGACCTCATGGAGCTTGGGGCCCTCCCAAGGATAAGAGGGGTTTACCGTGAGGACCAGATGAGGTACCTTGGAATGAAGTTTGAGGAGGAGCCGGCGGTATCAGGGGTGCTTCTGAGCCACCCCCACCTTGACCATGCAGGATGCCTCAAGTACATACGCCACGATATACCCTTCTATATGACGGAGGAGAGCTTTCTAGTCCTTAAGGCCATAGAAGAAACTTCAAATGGGAACCATGATCTCATTCAATACAACCCAAGGTTTCATTTCGTAGAAAAAAAGCGAAAATTAGGGAACACATCACATAAAAGAGACGATGATACCAGATTAAACAGGCCCATAAATCTTCTTAAACCCTATAAAACTCAGTACACGAGTGAATTTAGCATTACACCAGCACCAGTTGACCATTCGGTCCCAGGCTCCTGCGCGTACCTGATAGAATCAGAGGAGGCAATAGTATACACTGGGGACATCAGATTTAAGGGTCGAAGGGATCATGAATCCAGAAAATTCGTTAAAAAGGCAAGGAAGTTTTCCCCAAACATCCTCATAACAGAGGGGACAAGGATAGACCAGGATAATAGTACCTTCGAGGAGGATATTGAGAGGAGAACAGCAGCTATAGCCTCACACCACAGGGGACTTGTCATTGTCAATTACCCCATAAGAGACCTCGACAGGTTCCTGACATTTTACCTGGCCGCCAGGAACTCTGACAGGACACTTGCAGTGAGCCTGAAACAGGCCTATATCATTAAACTGTTTGAGGACATGGACTACCCGTCTCTCAGGGATCTTGCGGTTTACCTTCCAAGGAAAGTGTGGGGACTTATCGGCGAAGATGCGTATGTCTGCTTTGATGGTGAATGGATACCTGCAGCTGACCTCCCTGAGGAATACATCGTTCAGGATTACAGGGGATGGGAAAGGCAATTCCTTGAACTGGACAACATCATAACCTACAGGGACCTCCAGGAGGAACCAGGGGAGTACCTCTTCCAGTGCGACTACTTTGACTTCAAGGAGTTCATAGACATCAAACCTGAGGGCGCGGCCTACATCAAGTCCAAGACTGAACCCTTCAATGAGGAGATGGAGATCGATGCAGAGAGGGAGAGCAACTGGCTTAGGCACTTTGGCATAGCACAGTACAGGAGGTTCCACTCCTCAGGCCATGCAGGAAGATCTGACCTTGTGGAGATGATACTCGACGTGGAACCGGAGGCCATATACCCCATTCACACGAGGAACAGGGAGGAGTTCATGATGTTTAAGGAGGAGGGTATTAGGGTTCTTGATCCCGTAATGAAAAAATAG